The Sphingomonas alpina genome has a segment encoding these proteins:
- the icmH gene encoding type IVB secretion system protein IcmH/DotU: MPLPATAQTIRNIMLAEAEPVLALIASVRSGRVRMAMPDLHRQCTQAVARFERAIQPHYSEEQRQRAKYAVCATVDDIAQNLPGIGIDGAEWARRSMVVTFFQENIGGDRFWQLVDDMLRVPHDNLDLVELYHACLAAGFEGRFRVMPDGRRRLHEIMTRLQGALPHVRSLSQVELVPDWRGEKAPAARIGWSILALAAAGAAALLLLLYIILRLMLMSSGESPSDRLAALTPDARLTLSRPAAAMAAADSAQATALKRFLAPEIREGLVKVEEDAQTVRVRTTVGQLFKSGSDALEPGRETLFHRIGRAVEEERGSVTIEGHADNDKVSTVQFPDNMALSEARAETVGALIRSDLTDPSRVTTKGLGETVPIAPNSTADGKSLNRRVEIIVPRRY, from the coding sequence GTGCCGTTGCCGGCGACGGCACAAACCATCCGCAACATCATGCTGGCCGAGGCCGAGCCGGTACTTGCCCTGATCGCAAGCGTGCGCAGCGGACGGGTGCGGATGGCGATGCCCGACCTTCACCGGCAATGCACGCAGGCGGTCGCCCGGTTCGAGCGCGCGATTCAGCCGCATTATTCCGAAGAGCAGCGGCAGCGGGCCAAATATGCCGTCTGTGCGACGGTTGACGATATCGCGCAGAACCTGCCGGGCATCGGCATCGACGGTGCGGAATGGGCGCGGCGGTCGATGGTCGTGACCTTTTTCCAGGAAAATATCGGCGGCGACCGCTTCTGGCAGCTGGTCGATGACATGCTGCGCGTGCCGCATGACAATCTCGACCTGGTCGAGCTGTACCATGCCTGCCTTGCCGCAGGGTTCGAAGGACGGTTCCGGGTGATGCCGGACGGGCGACGACGGCTGCACGAGATCATGACCCGGCTGCAAGGCGCACTGCCGCATGTCCGTTCGCTGTCGCAGGTCGAGCTGGTACCGGACTGGCGCGGCGAGAAGGCGCCCGCGGCGCGGATCGGCTGGAGCATATTGGCGCTGGCCGCGGCCGGCGCCGCGGCTCTGCTGCTGCTGCTCTACATCATCCTGCGCCTGATGCTGATGTCGAGCGGTGAATCGCCGTCCGACCGGCTGGCGGCATTGACCCCGGATGCACGCCTGACCTTGTCCCGTCCCGCTGCGGCAATGGCCGCCGCCGACAGTGCGCAGGCGACCGCGCTCAAGCGTTTCCTGGCACCGGAAATCCGCGAAGGCCTGGTCAAGGTCGAGGAGGACGCGCAGACCGTGCGGGTGAGGACGACGGTCGGGCAGCTGTTCAAATCCGGCTCCGACGCGCTCGAACCCGGTCGCGAAACCCTGTTCCACCGCATCGGACGCGCGGTAGAGGAAGAACGTGGCAGCGTGACGATCGAAGGCCATGCCGACAACGACAAGGTATCGACGGTGCAATTCCCCGACAATATGGCGCTGTCCGAAGCGCGGGCCGAGACGGTCGGCGCGCTGATCCGGAGCGACCTGACCGATCCGTCGCGAGTCACGACCAAGGGATTGGGCGAGACGGTGCCGATCGCCCCGAACAGCACGGCCGACGGCAAATCCCTGAACCGGCGTGTCGAAATCATCGTGCCGCGGCGGTATTGA
- the tssK gene encoding type VI secretion system baseplate subunit TssK, with protein sequence MFLRPQHFQAQDRFTEAQLRARVDTIRPWPWGLTELVIDEDLATIGKFAIQRASGVLPDGTPFAIPDDIPPPEPLDVPGDARDALVSLTLPASQLGSVQFRDTETRSQDARYLVTEAEIADAYSEDRTSEPIGLGRPNLRYGITRDQTYGRVSLGLARIREVQNKGLMFDDRYIPPTLDIAAATRLGGGLADIVGRAQQRSGELAIRAVEATDGGSDTFASFLLLQALNRWIPVLEHLQFLPTVHPERLYEALTSMAGELATLIRPERRAPPLPRYDHENPQICFEPVFDLLQSMLSAVFERSALQLPLELAGPGAYVSKITDHQLYKTGYFYLAVAAAAPVEEIRGLFPSVAKIGPVQKMRQIVDSALPGVPLRHTPTPPPQLRILPGFVYFELDRGVPDWQEFATATALGLHVAGDWPQLKLELWCVKKTTR encoded by the coding sequence ATGTTCCTCCGTCCGCAGCATTTTCAGGCTCAGGACCGTTTTACCGAAGCGCAGCTCCGTGCCCGGGTCGATACGATTCGGCCCTGGCCATGGGGCCTGACCGAGCTGGTGATCGACGAAGATCTGGCGACGATCGGCAAATTTGCCATCCAGCGCGCGTCCGGCGTGCTTCCCGACGGTACCCCATTCGCCATTCCCGACGATATTCCGCCGCCCGAACCGCTGGATGTCCCGGGTGACGCGCGCGATGCGCTCGTCTCGCTCACCTTGCCGGCAAGCCAGCTGGGCAGCGTCCAGTTCCGCGATACCGAGACCCGGTCGCAGGATGCCCGTTATCTGGTGACGGAAGCCGAGATCGCCGACGCCTATTCGGAGGACCGGACCAGCGAGCCGATCGGCCTGGGCCGGCCGAATCTGCGCTATGGCATCACCCGCGATCAGACTTATGGCCGCGTATCGCTTGGGCTGGCCCGCATTCGCGAGGTCCAGAACAAGGGGCTGATGTTCGACGACCGCTATATTCCGCCAACCCTCGACATTGCGGCGGCGACGCGGCTTGGCGGCGGCCTGGCGGATATCGTCGGTCGCGCGCAGCAACGCAGCGGAGAATTGGCGATCCGCGCGGTCGAGGCGACCGATGGCGGATCGGATACCTTTGCCAGCTTCCTGCTGCTGCAGGCGCTGAATCGCTGGATCCCGGTGCTGGAACATCTCCAGTTCCTGCCGACCGTCCATCCCGAACGATTGTACGAGGCGCTGACTTCGATGGCGGGTGAGCTGGCGACGCTGATCCGGCCCGAGCGCCGGGCTCCGCCCCTGCCGCGCTACGATCATGAAAATCCGCAAATCTGCTTCGAGCCGGTGTTCGACCTGCTCCAGTCGATGCTGTCGGCTGTGTTCGAGCGCTCGGCCCTGCAGCTGCCGCTCGAGCTGGCGGGTCCCGGCGCCTATGTGTCGAAGATCACCGATCATCAGCTCTACAAGACCGGCTATTTCTACCTCGCGGTCGCTGCTGCCGCGCCGGTAGAGGAAATCCGCGGATTGTTTCCGTCGGTCGCCAAGATCGGGCCGGTCCAGAAGATGCGGCAGATCGTCGATTCGGCGCTGCCCGGCGTTCCGCTGCGCCATACCCCGACCCCGCCGCCGCAGCTGCGCATCCTGCCCGGATTCGTCTATTTCGAGCTCGATCGCGGCGTGCCCGACTGGCAGGAATTCGCCACCGCCACAGCACTGGGCCTGCATGTCGCGGGTGACTGGCCACAGCTCAAGCTCGAATTGTGGTGCGTAAAGAAGACGACGAGATGA
- a CDS encoding M23 family metallopeptidase, which translates to MAAPDGKSSTIVVPGIVDLAPNLLAAGFARADADAVARRTAAALGVKSGEIRVSFDYRTTPDGLHLEQLTATRSDGTGITLTARSDGSLAETRQVAQLSRKLRIVRGELDAQSFYSSAVAAGVSDAIVSDFANAFQFDFDLQREVAPGDIIEAGFEQGYNSAGEEVGAPVLVYASLSTAAKSRALYRFRAPGEAQAEWFDSNGRSTRRALMRTPVEAARISSGFGMRDHPILGYAKMHRGTDFAAPTGTPIYASGDATVVFAGPKGANGNFVKLHHDNGWETLYLHMNRILAGVAPGMRVVQGQQIGEVGTTGRSTGPHLHYEVHIDGQPVNPLSIDTGTGRTLSGKALAAFRSVRNAIDTQRAAAE; encoded by the coding sequence ATGGCTGCGCCGGACGGCAAGAGCAGTACGATCGTCGTGCCGGGCATTGTGGATCTGGCGCCGAACCTGCTTGCCGCCGGCTTCGCACGCGCTGATGCCGACGCCGTGGCGCGACGGACGGCGGCGGCGCTGGGTGTCAAATCGGGTGAAATAAGGGTTTCGTTCGACTATCGGACAACGCCAGACGGGCTTCATCTCGAGCAGCTGACGGCAACCAGGTCGGATGGCACCGGCATAACGCTGACCGCACGGAGCGATGGCAGCCTGGCAGAAACGCGGCAGGTAGCCCAGCTGTCGCGCAAGCTGCGCATCGTGCGCGGCGAACTCGACGCACAGAGCTTCTACAGCTCGGCGGTGGCGGCCGGCGTCAGCGACGCAATCGTCAGCGACTTTGCCAATGCTTTCCAGTTCGATTTCGATCTGCAGCGCGAAGTGGCGCCCGGCGACATCATCGAGGCCGGCTTCGAGCAGGGCTATAACAGCGCGGGCGAGGAAGTGGGCGCGCCGGTGCTGGTCTATGCCTCGCTGTCCACCGCCGCCAAGTCGCGCGCCCTGTACCGCTTCCGTGCGCCGGGCGAGGCGCAGGCGGAATGGTTCGACAGCAATGGCCGCAGCACCCGGCGCGCCCTGATGCGCACGCCGGTGGAGGCGGCGCGGATCAGCTCGGGCTTCGGCATGCGCGATCATCCGATCCTGGGATATGCCAAGATGCATCGCGGCACCGATTTCGCGGCGCCGACCGGCACGCCGATCTATGCCTCCGGCGATGCCACCGTCGTGTTTGCCGGGCCCAAGGGGGCGAACGGCAATTTCGTGAAGCTGCACCATGATAATGGCTGGGAAACATTATACCTGCACATGAACCGCATCCTGGCGGGGGTGGCGCCGGGCATGCGCGTCGTGCAGGGCCAGCAGATCGGCGAAGTCGGCACGACCGGCCGCTCCACCGGCCCGCATCTGCATTACGAGGTGCATATCGACGGCCAGCCGGTGAATCCGCTGTCGATCGATACCGGCACCGGACGCACGCTCTCCGGCAAGGCGCTGGCGGCTTTCCGCAGCGTGCGCAACGCCATCGACACGCAGCGCGCCGCTGCCGAATAG
- a CDS encoding FMN-binding negative transcriptional regulator — MAGRYQPLHPQDIAQLIRDHPLAFVVSGWSGSPTATSLPLLAETDTDGHIVSLLGHFARANPQLRSLKQDPRALILFQGPQGYISPEGLSNRDWAPTWNYATLQFETEIMLVPEANDDALVRLIATMEEGRDPPWTQAEMGARYEKLARHVVAFRATVRSARAIFKLGQDERRETFGEIMNWLEDSPLRQLMAVQNPDAHDVG; from the coding sequence GTGGCAGGCCGATATCAACCTCTCCATCCCCAGGACATCGCGCAACTCATCCGCGACCACCCACTTGCCTTTGTCGTTTCGGGCTGGAGCGGCTCGCCTACCGCAACCTCCCTGCCGCTGCTCGCGGAAACCGACACGGACGGACATATCGTTTCGCTGCTTGGCCATTTCGCGCGCGCCAATCCGCAGCTGCGCAGCCTGAAACAAGACCCTCGCGCGCTGATCCTGTTTCAGGGACCGCAGGGATATATCTCGCCCGAGGGCCTCTCCAACCGTGACTGGGCGCCGACCTGGAATTATGCGACGCTGCAGTTCGAAACCGAGATCATGCTGGTGCCCGAAGCGAATGACGATGCGCTGGTGCGACTGATCGCGACGATGGAGGAAGGACGCGACCCGCCCTGGACGCAGGCCGAGATGGGCGCGCGCTACGAAAAGCTCGCGCGCCATGTCGTCGCCTTCCGCGCCACCGTCCGCTCGGCACGCGCGATCTTCAAGCTCGGCCAGGATGAGCGGCGCGAGACCTTTGGCGAAATCATGAACTGGCTGGAGGACAGTCCGTTGCGCCAGCTCATGGCGGTACAAAATCCGGATGCGCATGACGTCGGCTAA